The Apibacter raozihei genome contains a region encoding:
- a CDS encoding type II toxin-antitoxin system death-on-curing family toxin — translation MTRVNNLFYLDISDFELVFNQLLDEEQEYSTDIPAFKNRYEGKLESILAQIKAVYFGVEVYDTIEKKAAWLFYSIIKNHPLANGNKRLALVIYFTFLLENVHRLYLDEISLETELFEMTVLVAESTEEHRQEILDMLETKTLQYIGPFSDS, via the coding sequence ATGACAAGGGTGAATAATCTTTTCTATTTGGATATTTCCGATTTTGAGCTGGTTTTTAATCAGTTATTGGATGAAGAGCAGGAATATTCAACAGATATTCCCGCATTCAAGAATCGGTATGAAGGGAAATTAGAAAGTATATTGGCACAGATTAAAGCGGTTTATTTTGGTGTGGAAGTGTATGATACTATTGAAAAAAAGGCCGCCTGGTTATTTTATTCAATAATTAAAAACCATCCGTTAGCCAACGGAAACAAAAGGCTGGCTTTGGTTATTTATTTTACCTTTTTGCTTGAAAATGTTCATCGGTTATATCTGGATGAGATCAGTCTTGAAACTGAATTGTTTGAAATGACAGTTTTAGTTGCTGAAAGTACTGAAGAGCATAGGCAAGAAATTCTGGATATGCTGGAAACTAAAACCTTGCAATATATCGGACCATTTTCAGATTCATAG
- the ilvA gene encoding threonine ammonia-lyase IlvA yields MSAKITKEFKLHIEEAAARIKEVVKRSPLEYNHTLSNRFHAQVYLKREDVQVVRSYKLRGAYNMMSSLDPALLSKGVTCASAGNHAQGVAYCCNKMKVRGVIFMPKITPKQKVKQTKMFGKDFVEIVLVGDTFDESAEAAKQYTKEHDMTFIPPFDDRRIIEGQGTIGMEILKDFKDKKIDYIFIPNGGGGLCSGVGAYIKDYSPDTQIIGVEPTGAASMKKALKEGHPVTLEQIDRFVDGAAVKRVGDITYQICSKVLDKICLIPEGEVCSTILKLYNEDAIVAEPAGALSISALNHYASEIKGKNVICIVSGSNNDINRMQEIKERSLIFEGLKHYFIVRFPQRPSALRDFVNQVLNEHVDIVRFEYMKKNERETGPALVGIELDSYLEYEKLWERMTEYGLDFMPLDPNSDIGRFML; encoded by the coding sequence ATGTCTGCTAAAATAACGAAAGAGTTTAAACTGCATATTGAAGAGGCGGCAGCACGTATCAAAGAAGTAGTTAAAAGATCTCCACTAGAATATAATCATACCTTATCCAATCGTTTTCATGCCCAGGTCTATCTGAAAAGAGAAGACGTACAGGTAGTAAGATCCTACAAGCTGAGGGGGGCTTATAACATGATGAGCAGTCTGGACCCGGCTCTTTTGAGCAAAGGAGTCACCTGTGCCAGTGCAGGGAATCATGCCCAGGGAGTAGCTTATTGCTGTAATAAAATGAAAGTGCGCGGTGTGATTTTCATGCCTAAAATTACTCCCAAGCAAAAAGTGAAACAAACAAAAATGTTTGGAAAAGACTTTGTAGAAATTGTGCTGGTGGGAGATACGTTTGACGAAAGTGCAGAAGCTGCCAAGCAGTATACCAAGGAACATGATATGACTTTTATTCCTCCCTTCGACGATAGGCGGATTATTGAAGGGCAGGGTACGATAGGCATGGAAATACTGAAGGATTTTAAGGATAAAAAAATTGATTATATTTTTATTCCTAACGGAGGCGGAGGACTGTGCTCGGGAGTAGGAGCCTATATTAAAGATTATTCGCCGGATACCCAGATTATCGGGGTGGAACCTACCGGGGCTGCAAGCATGAAGAAAGCTTTAAAAGAAGGACATCCGGTAACTCTGGAACAAATCGATCGTTTTGTAGACGGTGCGGCGGTTAAAAGGGTAGGAGATATCACGTACCAGATATGCAGTAAGGTTCTGGATAAAATCTGCCTGATACCCGAAGGCGAAGTATGTTCTACGATTCTGAAACTTTATAACGAAGATGCTATTGTTGCAGAACCGGCAGGAGCCCTTTCCATTTCGGCGCTGAATCATTATGCTTCAGAAATTAAAGGAAAAAATGTAATATGCATTGTAAGCGGAAGTAATAACGATATTAACCGGATGCAGGAAATAAAGGAAAGATCCCTCATTTTTGAAGGGTTAAAACATTATTTTATTGTTCGTTTTCCGCAACGGCCCAGTGCTTTACGAGATTTCGTAAATCAGGTACTAAACGAGCATGTAGATATTGTCAGATTTGAATATATGAAGAAAAATGAAAGAGAAACCGGCCCTGCTTTGGTAGGAATAGAGCTGGATTCTTATCTGGAGTATGAAAAACTTTGGGAGAGAATGACGGAGTACGGCCTGGATTTTATGCCCTTGGATCCTAATAGCGATATCGGAAGATTCATGCTTTAA
- a CDS encoding metallophosphoesterase: protein MKRIFTFAAIIFIYFLANYYVFRHINILIEYSSGWVKNVFFLLYLFLPTSFIVFFLFVKKLPVYPATLLYKISTGWMIILVYSFLLFFLLDIVVYGIRQLQILPSSFLIEETGVKIVLVLLLFIGIYGHLNYLQKRRIKLKIKTSKKLDTPLKIVMISDLHLGFAIRKKELKEWIRKINEEKPDLLLIAGDIIDNSVRPLNYYHLEKYFKEIKAPLGTYACLGNHEYLSNIGESISFINKTGIQLLRDSSVLVNQRFYIVGRDDRTNPARKSLSELCEGLDRSKPVILLDHQPYHLEEAQENGIDLQLSGHTHRGQVWPLSLIADAIYEDSHGYLKKRNTHIYVSSGIGIWGGRYRIGTQSEYVVIEFSSKNEA from the coding sequence ATGAAAAGAATATTTACATTTGCTGCCATTATTTTTATTTACTTTTTAGCTAATTATTACGTTTTCAGACACATAAATATTTTAATTGAATATTCCTCAGGTTGGGTGAAAAATGTATTTTTTCTTCTGTATTTGTTTCTTCCTACTTCATTTATCGTGTTTTTTCTATTTGTCAAAAAATTACCCGTTTACCCGGCAACCCTTTTATATAAAATATCTACGGGCTGGATGATTATTTTAGTATATTCATTTTTGCTGTTTTTCCTGTTGGATATTGTAGTGTATGGCATTCGGCAGTTACAAATCCTTCCTTCAAGCTTTTTAATTGAGGAAACAGGAGTGAAGATCGTATTAGTTCTGCTGCTATTCATTGGAATATACGGACATTTGAATTATTTGCAGAAGCGTCGCATCAAACTGAAAATAAAGACCTCCAAGAAATTGGATACTCCGCTGAAGATAGTGATGATTAGCGATTTGCATCTCGGGTTTGCCATCCGCAAAAAAGAACTTAAAGAATGGATTAGAAAAATTAATGAGGAGAAGCCTGATCTTCTTCTTATTGCCGGAGATATTATAGATAACAGTGTCCGGCCGTTGAATTATTATCATCTGGAAAAGTATTTTAAAGAAATTAAAGCACCACTGGGTACCTATGCCTGCCTGGGGAATCACGAGTATTTAAGCAATATCGGAGAAAGTATCTCATTTATTAATAAAACCGGCATTCAGTTGCTCAGGGATTCCTCGGTTCTGGTAAACCAACGTTTTTATATTGTGGGGAGAGATGATCGAACGAATCCGGCCCGTAAAAGTTTATCCGAACTTTGTGAAGGACTGGACAGAAGTAAACCGGTAATACTATTGGATCATCAGCCGTATCATCTGGAAGAGGCACAGGAAAACGGAATAGACCTTCAACTTTCCGGACATACCCACCGGGGGCAGGTATGGCCCTTATCGTTAATTGCAGATGCTATATACGAAGATTCTCACGGTTATCTTAAAAAGAGGAATACTCATATTTATGTGAGCTCCGGAATCGGCATCTGGGGAGGAAGATACCGGATAGGAACCCAGTCGGAATATGTGGTTATAGAGTTTAGTTCCAAAAATGAAGCTTAG
- a CDS encoding formyltransferase family protein yields MNKKQRIAVISYDYPTRKTQEVLLRLKGKGYSQVDVYALPFVYRKPLQPLVVHRPAELLLALDNEELSHHLQYRYIRATLESMASAFYSESYEAILIAGAGLLPENIVTDFRIINSHPGYLPYVRGLDAVKWAVYEKLPLGVTVHWVNKEADAGFLIIQQKLELSLQDTFHTMCFRLWNMEMQLLVDSVEIIPTLTEPVALSTDFGESHRRMPKEKEQELYTRFEEYKKIFAKGESL; encoded by the coding sequence ATGAATAAAAAACAAAGAATCGCAGTTATTTCCTACGATTATCCAACTCGTAAAACCCAGGAAGTTTTATTGCGTTTAAAAGGTAAAGGATATTCACAGGTAGATGTTTATGCCTTGCCTTTTGTCTACAGGAAGCCTTTGCAGCCGTTGGTGGTTCACCGTCCTGCGGAGCTTTTGCTTGCTTTGGATAATGAGGAATTAAGCCATCATTTACAGTATCGATATATACGAGCCACGCTGGAGTCTATGGCTTCGGCCTTTTATTCCGAGTCTTATGAGGCTATTTTAATTGCCGGGGCAGGGCTGCTGCCCGAAAACATAGTCACTGATTTCCGGATTATAAATTCACACCCGGGGTATCTTCCCTACGTGCGCGGGCTGGATGCGGTAAAATGGGCGGTGTATGAAAAACTTCCGCTGGGTGTTACCGTTCATTGGGTAAACAAGGAAGCAGATGCAGGTTTTCTGATTATTCAGCAAAAGCTGGAATTGTCTTTACAGGATACTTTCCATACGATGTGTTTCAGACTTTGGAATATGGAAATGCAGCTTTTGGTAGATTCTGTTGAAATTATTCCGACACTTACGGAACCCGTGGCTTTATCCACAGATTTTGGAGAATCTCATCGGCGAATGCCTAAAGAAAAAGAACAGGAATTATATACTCGTTTTGAAGAGTATAAAAAAATATTTGCCAAGGGTGAAAGCCTATAA
- a CDS encoding RHS repeat-associated core domain-containing protein, translating to MGRSVQAYNGQGKCTCEAGYDIYGGLRNIEGGKGFIPFRQAGQYEDVEIGLYYNRFRYYNPQTGLYLSKDPIGLAGNNPNLYAYVDDSNVEMDPFGLSLINGIPQNPGVVRRFMSKSEYKKFKKNGFKFDPNDSRGGISVTSTKVDPKNPDGIKRSTGALGADYYVDINTTGKNVELKGKTKGGVMDWKIKDDVKVDVYDNKGKLVEKGDIVGSGKVYK from the coding sequence CTGGGCCGATCAGTACAGGCATACAACGGACAAGGCAAATGCACCTGTGAAGCAGGCTATGATATTTATGGAGGTCTTAGAAATATAGAAGGAGGAAAAGGATTTATTCCGTTTAGACAGGCAGGTCAGTATGAAGATGTAGAAATCGGCTTATATTATAACCGTTTCCGTTACTATAACCCTCAAACCGGCTTATACCTCTCTAAAGACCCTATCGGACTCGCCGGAAATAACCCGAATTTGTATGCATATGTTGATGATAGTAATGTAGAAATGGATCCATTTGGGTTAAGCTTAATTAATGGTATTCCTCAAAACCCAGGTGTAGTCAGAAGATTTATGTCCAAGTCTGAATATAAAAAATTTAAAAAAAATGGTTTTAAATTTGATCCAAATGATTCAAGAGGAGGAATTAGCGTAACATCCACTAAAGTTGATCCTAAAAATCCAGATGGAATAAAGAGAAGCACGGGAGCTTTAGGAGCTGATTATTATGTAGATATTAATACAACTGGTAAAAATGTAGAATTAAAAGGAAAAACAAAAGGAGGTGTTATGGATTGGAAAATTAAAGATGATGTTAAGGTAGATGTCTACGACAATAAAGGTAAATTAGTAGAAAAGGGAGATATTGTTGGATCAGGAAAAGTATATAAATAA
- a CDS encoding RHS repeat domain-containing protein, with product MGRPVQAYDAQGGKVWEAVYDIYGGLRNIEGGKGFIPFRQAGQYEDNETGLYYNRFRYYSPQTGSYLSKDPIGLEGNNPNSYAYVYDSNMEVDVFGLSIMDDSEWLSKVSAPNEGRHKYSRIKQGGVTKAKNTVILPDIDIKADVEGIRKGQATRVGETFEINNRIYGAHADTGRLYPISGDGFVTLDSTTYKALGVYRKLGEKLPETKLNEILNNMGVSPEQKQQAFDLWKTNEPKIYK from the coding sequence TTGGGCCGACCGGTACAAGCCTATGATGCACAGGGCGGAAAAGTATGGGAAGCAGTCTATGATATTTATGGAGGTCTTAGAAATATAGAAGGAGGAAAAGGATTTATTCCGTTTAGACAAGCAGGTCAGTATGAAGATAATGAAACCGGGTTATATTATAACCGTTTCCGGTACTACTCCCCTCAAACCGGTTCCTACCTCTCCAAAGATCCCATCGGGCTAGAAGGGAATAATCCGAATAGTTATGCCTATGTGTATGATTCTAATATGGAGGTCGATGTGTTTGGATTGAGTATTATGGATGATTCTGAATGGTTATCTAAAGTTTCTGCCCCGAATGAGGGAAGACATAAATATTCTAGAATAAAACAAGGAGGTGTTACTAAGGCTAAAAATACTGTTATTCTTCCCGATATAGATATAAAAGCTGATGTTGAAGGTATTAGAAAAGGACAAGCTACTAGAGTTGGTGAAACTTTTGAAATAAATAACCGTATTTACGGAGCTCATGCTGATACAGGGCGGTTATATCCTATTTCAGGGGATGGTTTTGTTACCTTAGATAGTACAACATATAAAGCATTAGGCGTATATCGAAAATTAGGTGAAAAACTTCCTGAAACAAAATTAAACGAAATTTTAAATAATATGGGGGTTAGTCCAGAACAAAAACAACAGGCTTTTGATTTATGGAAAACCAATGAACCTAAAATATATAAGTAA
- a CDS encoding RHS repeat-associated core domain-containing protein: MGRSVQAYNGQGKCTCEAGYDIYGGLRNIEGGKGFIPFRQAGQYEDNETGLYYNRFRYYSPQTGSYLSKDPIGLDGNNPNTYAYVHDSNMESDPSGLSRIPMDDALTELAKSSPISIPSDARVQVKPKAGGYDQVSYKWKGADGNYEARWHTATPNAPKGTPPNWRVSKKIPGNGGIQPINLEMIKGNNGVEWASAKSFKEASDRWRLGTATDADKDLLKRGHFDAEGTHFDMSKYN; encoded by the coding sequence TTGGGCCGATCGGTACAGGCATACAACGGACAAGGCAAATGCACCTGTGAAGCAGGCTATGATATTTATGGAGGTCTTAGAAATATAGAAGGGGGAAAAGGATTTATTCCGTTTAGACAAGCAGGTCAGTATGAAGATAATGAAACCGGGTTATATTATAACCGTTTCCGGTACTACTCCCCTCAAACCGGTTCCTACCTATCCAAAGACCCTATCGGGCTGGATGGAAATAACCCGAATACTTATGCGTATGTGCATGATTCTAATATGGAATCGGATCCATCAGGTTTGAGTAGAATTCCAATGGATGATGCGCTAACAGAGTTAGCAAAATCTTCTCCTATTTCCATACCTTCGGATGCAAGAGTTCAAGTAAAGCCAAAAGCAGGTGGATATGATCAAGTTAGTTATAAATGGAAAGGAGCAGATGGTAATTATGAAGCAAGATGGCATACAGCTACTCCTAATGCGCCAAAAGGAACCCCTCCGAATTGGAGAGTATCTAAAAAAATACCAGGAAATGGAGGTATACAACCTATAAATTTAGAAATGATTAAAGGAAATAATGGTGTTGAGTGGGCATCAGCTAAATCTTTTAAAGAAGCTTCGGATAGATGGAGACTAGGCACAGCTACTGATGCAGATAAAGATTTACTTAAGCGAGGTCATTTTGATGCTGAGGGAACTCATTTTGATATGTCTAAATATAACTAA
- a CDS encoding RHS repeat domain-containing protein translates to MGRSVQAYDAQGGKVWEAVYDIYGGLRNIEGGKGFIPFRQAGQYEDNETGLYYNRFRYYSPQTGSYLSKDPIGLLRNNPNAYAYTYDSNVEIDLFGLSKSEYTPNAWNEFQKDHKGTFDSTKKASEAYNDLKANKSPWPYGYAPKDDVLKPGEKIRMAMSEGQPIDRPGGWATKDEIPDVKTVREKLAVTKEFKEKVSYVQEYEVIKEIPVKTGPVGPQIDGVTGEYLKGGGNQIQMNVPPPERMDYLKPTKTTDIK, encoded by the coding sequence TTGGGCAGGTCGGTACAAGCCTATGATGCACAGGGCGGAAAAGTATGGGAAGCAGTCTATGATATTTATGGAGGTCTTAGAAATATAGAAGGAGGAAAAGGATTTATTCCGTTTAGACAAGCAGGTCAGTATGAAGATAATGAAACCGGGTTATATTATAACCGTTTCCGTTACTACTCTCCTCAAACCGGTTCCTACCTATCCAAAGACCCCATTGGGCTACTTAGAAACAACCCGAATGCGTATGCGTACACGTACGATAGCAATGTAGAAATTGATCTTTTTGGACTTAGCAAAAGTGAATATACACCAAATGCTTGGAATGAATTTCAAAAAGATCATAAAGGCACTTTTGATTCTACTAAAAAAGCATCTGAAGCATATAATGATTTAAAAGCTAATAAAAGTCCATGGCCTTATGGTTATGCACCAAAAGATGATGTTTTAAAACCTGGTGAAAAAATAAGAATGGCTATGAGTGAAGGTCAGCCAATAGATAGACCAGGGGGATGGGCGACAAAAGATGAAATACCTGATGTTAAAACGGTTAGGGAAAAATTAGCTGTAACTAAAGAATTTAAAGAAAAAGTATCTTATGTACAGGAATATGAAGTTATCAAAGAGATTCCTGTAAAAACAGGTCCTGTAGGTCCACAAATTGACGGAGTAACAGGAGAATATCTTAAAGGGGGAGGTAATCAAATTCAAATGAATGTACCACCTCCAGAAAGAATGGATTACTTAAAACCGACTAAAACAACAGACATAAAGTAA